From Segatella copri, the proteins below share one genomic window:
- a CDS encoding RagB/SusD family nutrient uptake outer membrane protein: MRRYISHLFTWVISFLTLLAFSSCLNEHPKDQLDGGGSNGSASEIFDTTIAPLYDFMGGTIDGEGISDIQRLDSLLSLSPDDEQLYSSWQYLYRAIGMCNKSLDMIDLQSVRLTDNQKAQFKAEVRAIRAMMYYEAMDLYGRIPVLLSSAESLIYEPASGSSVTDEKLSAQSERSEIFHFIFSELQQVLPYLPQTSSLEEGSHYGRITQPVVNFLLAKLALNAEIYMYNDWAQGYRKRPKGRDLEFMVRTADGASLITGGKASENRSKILNAWETCIFYCNRLADEGYSLEEDEIFNSSARYLMPKDALVMDEADSVQHSRPAKPLFRFRYTDVLLMKAEAMERNDGDGRAEYNMVRAHAGLSARKSSLANILEDRQVVLADETCHRQDLIRFGKFLKSSHLRRSVQSALSFCSIVFPIPQRSLAFNGKLVQNKGYEAME, from the coding sequence ATGAGACGATATATTTCACATTTGTTCACGTGGGTCATCTCTTTCCTGACCCTGTTGGCATTCTCATCGTGCTTGAATGAGCATCCTAAGGATCAGCTCGATGGGGGTGGCAGCAATGGTTCTGCGTCTGAAATATTCGATACGACCATAGCTCCTTTATATGATTTTATGGGTGGAACGATAGATGGGGAAGGCATCAGCGATATTCAGCGTCTTGACAGTCTGCTTTCTCTTTCTCCTGATGATGAGCAGCTTTATTCTTCCTGGCAATATCTTTATCGGGCTATCGGTATGTGCAACAAGTCGCTGGATATGATTGATTTACAGTCAGTACGCCTTACCGATAACCAGAAGGCGCAGTTCAAGGCTGAGGTGCGTGCCATCAGAGCCATGATGTATTATGAGGCGATGGATTTGTATGGCAGGATTCCGGTACTCCTGTCTTCGGCAGAATCACTCATCTATGAACCGGCTTCGGGCTCTTCGGTTACCGATGAAAAGCTGTCGGCTCAGAGCGAACGGAGCGAAATCTTCCATTTCATCTTCAGCGAATTGCAGCAGGTGTTGCCTTATCTTCCTCAGACGTCCAGTTTGGAGGAAGGCTCTCATTATGGGCGCATCACGCAGCCTGTGGTCAACTTCCTGCTGGCTAAGCTGGCGCTGAATGCTGAAATCTATATGTACAACGATTGGGCGCAGGGTTACAGGAAGCGTCCGAAGGGTAGGGACCTGGAATTTATGGTGCGTACTGCCGATGGTGCCTCGCTCATTACGGGCGGCAAGGCGAGTGAGAACCGCAGCAAGATATTGAATGCTTGGGAAACCTGTATCTTCTATTGCAACAGACTGGCTGATGAAGGCTACAGTTTAGAGGAGGATGAAATCTTCAACAGTTCTGCGCGTTATCTGATGCCGAAGGATGCGCTGGTGATGGATGAGGCTGATTCTGTTCAGCATTCCCGGCCAGCCAAACCTCTGTTCCGTTTCCGCTATACCGATGTTTTGCTGATGAAGGCTGAGGCGATGGAGCGCAACGATGGGGATGGCAGGGCAGAGTATAATATGGTTCGTGCGCATGCCGGTTTGTCTGCGCGCAAGTCTTCGCTTGCCAATATTCTGGAAGACCGTCAGGTTGTGCTGGCGGACGAGACCTGTCACCGTCAGGACCTTATCCGTTTCGGCAAGTTCCTCAAGTCCTCGCATCTTCGCCGTTCTGTTCAGTCCGCTCTCTCGTTCTGTTCCATCGTCTTCCCGATACCTCAGCGAAGTCTTGCCTTCAATGGCAAGTTGGTACAGAATAAAGGATATGAGGCAATGGAATAG
- a CDS encoding AraC family transcriptional regulator — protein sequence MDTLYLLQFACFLFMLVNILILGITRLHMKWMNRRYEVSRWLIIGAMVGLAIQFLMQMLLGFRAQDAAVGAVFNILVYPPCFSLISIGIYNIEATHANRRKMSIVCASIYAAILAAFCIGFIQSGNFHIGSWIYVMIVLFAFSVAYCIYMIIVEIRKRRRMLEVMAGYDILPYVRYARASVFIVFFPAVALPFAVLSTKSLYVIGPLGLLAVFFFTLSFMALGYNYVPSEELLDKEEEEEAAMECVEDNTCLELQDEELDDRKETLQSQRSERRKKIIRKKLDEWCAANGYRDTSLNMITLSRSLNISRYELSRYLSSCLNTTFRPWLAEVRFEAAKKMMLDNPDFGNDIISAECGFSSRTHLYRMFKEKEGCSPTAWREENC from the coding sequence ATGGATACATTATATTTATTGCAGTTCGCCTGTTTCCTATTTATGCTCGTCAATATCCTCATCCTGGGTATTACCCGACTGCACATGAAGTGGATGAACCGGCGATATGAAGTGTCACGATGGCTGATTATCGGAGCCATGGTAGGATTAGCCATACAATTTCTCATGCAGATGCTTCTGGGCTTCCGGGCTCAAGACGCTGCTGTGGGAGCCGTTTTCAACATTCTGGTCTATCCCCCTTGCTTCTCGCTCATCTCTATTGGCATTTACAATATCGAGGCAACGCATGCCAACCGCCGGAAGATGAGCATCGTTTGCGCCAGCATTTATGCCGCCATATTGGCTGCCTTCTGCATCGGCTTTATCCAGAGCGGAAACTTCCATATCGGCAGCTGGATTTATGTGATGATAGTCCTGTTCGCCTTCAGCGTAGCCTATTGCATCTATATGATAATAGTGGAAATCAGAAAGCGCAGAAGAATGCTGGAGGTGATGGCTGGTTATGATATCCTGCCTTACGTGAGATATGCGCGAGCCAGTGTATTCATTGTCTTTTTCCCTGCAGTAGCCCTGCCTTTTGCAGTTCTTTCCACCAAATCTCTATATGTAATCGGACCTCTGGGACTGCTTGCTGTCTTTTTCTTCACGCTCAGTTTCATGGCTTTGGGCTATAATTACGTACCTTCCGAAGAACTTCTGGATAAGGAGGAAGAAGAGGAGGCTGCCATGGAATGTGTGGAAGACAATACCTGTTTAGAACTGCAGGATGAAGAACTGGATGATAGGAAAGAAACTTTACAATCGCAGCGTTCAGAAAGACGGAAGAAGATCATCCGTAAGAAGTTGGATGAATGGTGTGCTGCCAATGGTTATAGGGATACGTCGCTGAATATGATTACCCTGTCACGTTCGTTGAATATCAGCAGATACGAGTTGTCGCGCTACCTCTCATCCTGTCTCAATACCACCTTCCGCCCCTGGCTTGCCGAGGTGCGTTTTGAGGCTGCCAAGAAGATGATGTTGGATAACCCCGACTTCGGTAATGACATCATTTCTGCCGAGTGTGGCTTCTCTTCCCGTACCCATCTCTACCGTATGTTCAAAGAGAAAGAAGGCTGCTCTCCGACGGCTTGGAGAGAGGAAAACTGTTAA
- a CDS encoding IS1182 family transposase produces the protein MLEQQQTISFSDYSSLYDLIIPKDNLLRQITDLVDFRFVYQELQDKYCHDNGRTAESPIRMFKYLLLKVIYDISDVDVVERTRYDMSFKYFLGLTPEETNLINPSSLTKFRRLRLKDMDLLDLLIKKTVSIAIEAGVLKSRTIIVDATHTHSRSNPISAAKSLEYYCKAVIKVVNSVDDSMELPELPKEKKYSSIMTAAKTIVATVEADAATANMPAVKERLNMLKETISDAETRGVISKDADARTGHKTAHSSFFGYKTHIAMSDERIITAATVTSGEKGDGQQLPELIKKTEEAGMEVDSIVADKAYSSKENLKMAKENNMRLSARLSSVIDGNRTNKLPFEYNKDADLYVCPAGHLAKWKEMNYRKNDKRHRNSSITYYFDVDKCKVCPLREGCYKEGAKTKTYAVTIKSDEQLEQIEYQKTEEFINLQRKRYKIEAKNSELKNVLGYDRALSYGLSCMEMQGALTIFAANVKRIIKLMQNA, from the coding sequence ATGCTAGAGCAACAACAGACCATATCATTCAGTGATTATTCAAGTTTGTATGACTTGATTATCCCAAAAGACAACCTGCTCCGCCAGATTACTGACCTGGTGGACTTTCGTTTCGTATACCAGGAATTGCAGGACAAGTATTGTCATGACAATGGTCGTACAGCAGAGAGTCCTATCCGTATGTTTAAGTATCTTCTTTTAAAGGTAATCTATGACATATCGGATGTTGATGTTGTTGAACGTACTCGCTATGATATGTCGTTTAAGTACTTCTTGGGATTAACTCCTGAGGAGACTAATCTGATTAATCCTAGTTCCTTGACCAAATTCCGTCGACTTCGTCTGAAGGATATGGACCTGTTGGATCTTCTTATCAAGAAGACTGTTTCTATTGCTATAGAAGCAGGTGTCCTCAAGTCTAGAACCATCATTGTTGATGCAACCCATACGCATTCTCGTTCCAACCCTATCAGTGCAGCAAAGAGTTTGGAGTATTATTGCAAGGCCGTAATCAAGGTCGTTAATTCTGTGGATGACAGCATGGAATTGCCTGAGCTTCCAAAAGAAAAGAAGTATTCTTCTATCATGACTGCAGCCAAAACGATAGTTGCTACGGTGGAAGCTGATGCTGCAACTGCCAATATGCCTGCAGTCAAGGAGCGTCTCAATATGCTGAAAGAAACCATTTCAGACGCAGAGACCCGAGGCGTAATATCAAAAGATGCAGATGCCCGTACAGGACATAAAACAGCGCATTCTTCATTCTTTGGCTATAAGACGCATATAGCTATGAGCGATGAGAGAATTATCACCGCAGCTACCGTCACCTCCGGCGAGAAGGGTGATGGACAGCAATTGCCAGAATTGATAAAAAAGACAGAGGAAGCAGGAATGGAAGTTGATTCCATAGTAGCAGATAAGGCATATTCCAGCAAGGAGAATCTCAAAATGGCAAAGGAAAACAATATGCGCCTCTCTGCTCGTTTAAGCTCTGTAATTGACGGTAATCGAACAAACAAACTCCCTTTTGAATACAACAAGGATGCAGATCTGTACGTCTGCCCAGCAGGGCATCTGGCGAAATGGAAAGAGATGAATTATCGCAAAAATGACAAGCGTCACAGAAACTCCAGCATTACCTATTATTTTGATGTGGACAAATGCAAGGTCTGTCCATTACGTGAAGGTTGCTACAAGGAAGGAGCCAAGACAAAAACATATGCGGTTACCATCAAATCGGATGAACAGTTGGAGCAAATCGAATATCAAAAAACAGAAGAGTTTATAAATCTTCAGAGGAAACGATACAAGATAGAAGCCAAAAACTCCGAACTTAAGAATGTCTTAGGATATGACAGAGCCCTGTCATACGGTTTGTCGTGCATGGAAATGCAGGGAGCTTTGACTATTTTCGCTGCAAATGTGAAGAGAATCATCAAATTGATGCAAAATGCATAA